The genomic window CCCAGCGGGGCTGGAACACGCTCTCGCCGCCCTCGGCCCCGGCGTTGTCGAGCCGCATCCGCAGGCGCAGGCGGACGACCGCCGGCTCGGTGGTGGCGGAGGCGCCGACGAACACCACGTCGTTGCCGTCGGCCTGCACCGAGGCGATCGAGGTGTAGGGCACGTCGAGGTCGTCGACGCCGCCGTCCGCCGTGCGCACCGCCAAGTGGTCGACGCCGTCGTGCTGGTAGGCGAACACGACGTGGCCGTCGTCGAGGAAGGCGTAGCGGGACTGCCCGAACACCCACTGGGGGACGCCGATCTCGCCCTCGAGCAGGACCATGGGCTCGACGGCGCCGTCGGGCTCGGGCTCGGGCTCGGCCTCGGGCAGCCGGCGGTAGAGGTTCCACCAGCCGGTGCGGTCCGACACGAACCACAGCGACCCGTCGTCGGCCCAGCGGGGCTGGAACACGCTCTCGCCGCCCTCCGCCCCGGCGACGACCCGGGTCTCCCCGACCGTCGGCCCCTCGTCGGACCAGGTCAGCCCGGCGACGCACAGCTCGGTGGCGTCCCAGGGCATGTCGGGGTGGTTCCACCGGAGCCAGCACAGCTGCGAGCCGTCGGGTGACAGGCGGGGGTCCGCCACGAAGTCGGGCCCCGACACCAGCACCCGGGGCTCCAGCTCACCGGTGGTGTCGACCACCACCAGCTCGTTGACCGCCTCGCTCTCGCCCGGGTGGTACTCCCGGACGACGACCAGCCAGCGCCCGTCGTCCGACACGTCGCCGTCGGCCCAGCGGTCGCCCCGCGGGATCGCCGGCTCGGGCGTGACCGGGACCGGAGCGACGCCGGCCGGACCCGCCGTCGCGTCGAGCGTGTAGAGGCGCTGGTCGGCCCAGTCGGTGAACCACACCCGGCCGTCGCGCACCCACCAGGCGCCGCCGCCGTACTCGTGGACCGCGGTGCGGGCGTTGACACCGTCGGGCAGGGCCTCGGCCGTCTCGCCGGCCCGCCACCGCACCAGCTGGGTGCGGCCGCCCTCCTCCGGCCGCAGCTCCGACCACCACACGGCGTCGCCGTCGAGGGCGACGCCTCCCAGCCCGGCGGCCGCCTTCACCACCAGCTCCGACGTGATCGGCGTCGACCACGACCCGTACGCCGAGACGACCCTCATCTCTCACCGAAATTTCGACAGAAGTGGTGGCTAGAGCGCCATCTCTGTCGAAGTTTCGGGTGGAGTCCGCTCACAGGGTGACCTCGGACAGCAGGTCGGCGATGCGGGTGCAACCCTCGCCCAGGTCGTCGTCACCCAGGGCGAACGACAGACGGGCGTAGCCGGGAGCGTCGAACGCCTCGCCCGGCACGACCGCCACCTTGGCCTCCTCGAGCAGCACGGCGCACAGGTCGAGCGTCGACCCGATGGAACGCCCCCGCAGCGTCTTGCCCAGGTAGGCCGAGAGGTTGGGGAAGGCGTAGAACGCCCCCTCCGGCTCCAGCACGGCGACCCCCGGGATGCCCTCCAGGTGCTTCACCATCGACCGGCCCCGCCGCTCGAACGCCGCCCGCATCTCGGCCACCGCATCCAGAGGCCCCGACACGGCGGCCAGCGCCGCCCGCTGCGACACGTTGGCCACGTTCGACGTGACGTGCGACTGCAGGTTGGCGGCCGCGGCGATCACGTCGGGCGGCCCGATCATCCAGCCGACCCGCCACCCCGTCATGGCGTAGGTCTTGGCGACGCCGTTGAGCACCACGCAGCGGTCCCGCAGCTCGGGCACCAGCGTGGCGATCGACGAGAACCGGTGGTCGCCGTAGGTGAGGTGCTCGTAGATCTCGTCGGTGATCACCCACACGTCCCGCTCGGCGGCCCAGCGCCCGATGGCCTCGACCTCCCCGGGCGGGTAGACGGCACCGGTGGGGTTCGACGGCGACACGAACACCAGCGCCTTCGTGCGCGGTGTCCAGGCCGCCTCGAGCTGGTCGACCGTCACCCGGAAGCCGGACGACTCGTCGGTCGGCAGCACCACCGGCACGCCCCCCGCCAGCCGGATCGGCTCGGGGTAGGTGGTCCAGTAGGGGGCGGGCAGCAGCACCTCGTCGCCCTCGTCGATCAACGTGAGCACGGTGTTGTAGACGGCGTGCTTGCCGCCGTTGGTGACCAGCACCTGCTTCGCGTCGACCTCGTAGCCGGAGTCCCGCAGCGTCTTGGCGGCGATCGCCTCCCGCAGCTCGGGCAACCCGCCCGCGGGCGTGTAGTGGTGGTTGCGGGGGTCGGCGCACGCCTCGACGGCGGCGGCGACGATGTGCGGCGGCGTCGGGAAGTCGGGCTCGCCGGCGCCGAAGCCGATGACCGGCTCACCCTGGGCGCGCAGGGCCTTGGCCTTCGCGTCGACGGCAAGGGTGGCGGACTCGGTGATGGCGGCGACGCGCGTGCTGATCCTGTGCGTGGACAACGGGCTGGCTCCTCATCTGGACCAGCCGCGATAGTGGCACGCGATGAGTGCCCCCACCCCAGCCATAACCATCCCCGCGAGCCTCCTGCCCGCCGACGGCCGCTTCGGCAGCGGTCCCTCCAAGATCCGGCTCGAGGCCGTCGAGGCGCTGGCGAAGACCGGGCCGACATATCTGGGCACGTCGCACCGCCAGGCCGGGGTGCGGTTCACGGTGGCGGCGCTGCGCAACGGGCTGGCCGAGCTGCTGTCCCTGCCCGACGGCTACGAGATCGCGCTCGGCAACGGCGGCACCACCGCCTTCTGGGACGCGGCGTCGTTCGGCCTGATCGACCGGCACAGCCAGCACGTCAGCTTCGGCGAGTTCTCCTCCAAGTTCGCCAAGGTGGTGGCCGCGGCCCCCCACCTGGACGACCCGTCGGTGCTCACCGCGGAGCCGGGCTCGGCGGTCGACCCGGTGGCCGCCGCCGACGTCGACACCTACTGCCTCATCCACAACGAGACGTCCACCGGCGTGATGACCGCGTTCGCCCGCCCCGCCGGCGCCGCCGACGACGCCCTGGTGCTGGTCGACGCCACGTCGGCTGCCGGGGGCCTGCGCTTCGACCCCGCCCAGGCCGACGCCTACTACTTCGCCCCCCAGAAGGGCCTCGCCTCCGACGGCGGGCTGTGGCTGGCGGCCCTGTCGCCCGCCGCCGTCGAGCGCATCGAGCGGCTGAGCGCCGACCGCTGGACGCCGGCGTCCCTCGACCTCGGGATCGCGGTCGACAACAGCCGCAAGGACCAGACCTACAACACCCCCGCGCTAGCCACGATCTTCCTGGCCCAGCAGCAGGTGGAGTGGATCAACGAGAACGGCGGCCTGCCGTGGGCCGCGGCCCGGTGCGACAAGTCGGCCGAGACGATCTACGGCTGGGCCGAGGCCTCCGACTACGCCACGCCCTTCGTGACCGACCTGGCGCTGCGCAGCACGGTGGTCGCCACCATCGACCTCGACGACGCGGTGCCGGCCACCACCGTCAGCGCGGTGCTGCGCGCCAACGGCGTGGTCGACACGGAGAGCTACCGCAAGCTGGGCCGCAACCAGCTGCGGATCGCGTTGTATCCGGCGGTCGACCCGGCCGATGTCGAGGCCCTCACCCGGTGCATCGACCACGTGGCGGAAGCTCTCTCCGCGTAGCACCGACCGCACGTGCAGGAGCGCGATCCGCAAGATTTCGGGCACTAACCTGCCCGGCCCGGCCATACTGCTAGTCCGATGGCGGTACGCATAGTTCCGACCCT from Acidimicrobiales bacterium includes these protein-coding regions:
- a CDS encoding pyridoxal phosphate-dependent aminotransferase — its product is MSTHRISTRVAAITESATLAVDAKAKALRAQGEPVIGFGAGEPDFPTPPHIVAAAVEACADPRNHHYTPAGGLPELREAIAAKTLRDSGYEVDAKQVLVTNGGKHAVYNTVLTLIDEGDEVLLPAPYWTTYPEPIRLAGGVPVVLPTDESSGFRVTVDQLEAAWTPRTKALVFVSPSNPTGAVYPPGEVEAIGRWAAERDVWVITDEIYEHLTYGDHRFSSIATLVPELRDRCVVLNGVAKTYAMTGWRVGWMIGPPDVIAAAANLQSHVTSNVANVSQRAALAAVSGPLDAVAEMRAAFERRGRSMVKHLEGIPGVAVLEPEGAFYAFPNLSAYLGKTLRGRSIGSTLDLCAVLLEEAKVAVVPGEAFDAPGYARLSFALGDDDLGEGCTRIADLLSEVTL
- the serC gene encoding phosphoserine transaminase; the protein is MSAPTPAITIPASLLPADGRFGSGPSKIRLEAVEALAKTGPTYLGTSHRQAGVRFTVAALRNGLAELLSLPDGYEIALGNGGTTAFWDAASFGLIDRHSQHVSFGEFSSKFAKVVAAAPHLDDPSVLTAEPGSAVDPVAAADVDTYCLIHNETSTGVMTAFARPAGAADDALVLVDATSAAGGLRFDPAQADAYYFAPQKGLASDGGLWLAALSPAAVERIERLSADRWTPASLDLGIAVDNSRKDQTYNTPALATIFLAQQQVEWINENGGLPWAAARCDKSAETIYGWAEASDYATPFVTDLALRSTVVATIDLDDAVPATTVSAVLRANGVVDTESYRKLGRNQLRIALYPAVDPADVEALTRCIDHVAEALSA